The genomic interval ACAGCGAGCTGGAGAAGGAGATCAAGCAGTCGGCACTCGACTGGCTCCACGACCAGCGCCGGGACTGAAAGAACTGGGAACCGCGGCGGAGGAGTGCTCGGGCCCTCCCCGCCGCGCCGCCGCCCGGTGTCAGCCGCTGACGCTGGGCAGGCCGTTCTCCAGGTGGCCGACGAACCGCTGCGACCAGGTGGTGTCCGAGGAGACGGTGACGGTGTGGTCGTACCAGCCGGAACCGTAGGTCTGCACCGAGAAGTCGTCCGTGACGGTCCTGCCGGCCGGCACGGTGTACGTCCAGGGCCCGCCGGTGCGGTACGCGTTCGCCTTGATGGTGAACGTCACGGCGGCGGCGCTGTTGTTGGTCAGGGTGAAACGGAGCTTGACGGCCCCGGAGACGGTGACGGCGGACGCGGCCACGAGGAGGTCCTTGCCGGGCCGGGTGGCGTTGCCCTTGAAGCGGCGCATGAACCGGTTGGGGCCGAGCACGGTGAGGTCGTACACGCCGTCGCCGTAGCCGGGCCCGCAATTGTAGAAGTCGGTGGCGCTGCCGCCGGCGGCGACGGTGTACGGCCAGGGACCTCCCGCGCGCTGCGTCCCGTTGGTGTGGACGGCGAAGTGGCAGGCCGCGCTGCCGCCGTTGGCCGTCCTGATGTTGGCCTGGACGGACGTGCCGGAGGTGGTGAACGCGGTCAGGTCGGCCGCGGGCTGGTAGGGCAGGGGCCGCGCCTTACGGGTGCCCGCTTCCTGGGTGGGCGGTTTGTTGTCGACCGGCGTGGGGTTGGGCAGCCCGGCGCACTGGCCCATGTCCACCGTGGTTCCGGTGGCCGGCAGGGCGGGCAGGCCGTAGACCGGGCTGGTGAAGTCGAACATGCTGGTGAGATCGCCGCACACCGCGCGCCGCCAGGCGCTGATGTTGGGGCAGGTGGCCGGCTTGCCGATCGCGGCCGTCCACTTCTCCAGGAACCGCAGCACCGATGTGTGGTCGCTGGTCTGGGAGTTGACGTAACCGCCGCGGCTCCAGGGGGATATCGCGATCAGGGGCACGCGGAAGCCGAGGCCGATGCTCGTCCCGCCGATGAACTCGTCGGCGGTGCCGGTCGGCGGGGTGGGCGGCGGTACGTGGTCGAAGTAGCCGTCGTTCTCGTCGTAGTTGAGGAAGAGGATCGTGGAGTTGAAGACGTCCGGGTCGGCGTTGAGGGCGTTGATGACCTGGTGCACGAAGTGCGCCCCGTTGGCCGGTGTGGCCATGGGGTGCTCGGAGTAGTTCTGGTCGGGCACGATCCACGACACCTGCGGCAGTGTGCCCGCCCGTACGTCGGCGGCGATCGCGTCACAGATGTCGGCGGCCACATCGCCGGGCTCGGTGGTGCCCCGGGGAACCGTGGACATGCCCTTGCGCCGCAGGGGGCTACTGGCCGGTGCCGAGGTGAACTGCGCGAAGTACGCGAGCCCGTTGTCGCCGTAGTTGTCGGTCGACTGGTAGACCTTCCAGCTGACCGCGGCCTTCTCCAGCGCCTCCGCGTACGTCTCCCAGGTCAGCCCGGACTCGCTGCCGCCGTCCTTGGACGACTCGCTGATCTTCCCGCTCCACAGGTAGGTGCGGTTGGGGCCGGTCGCGCTCATCCCGGAGGCGTGGTAGGCGTCGCAGACCGTCCAGGTGTCGGCCAGGGCATAGTGGAAGGGGATGTCCTCGCGGGTCAGGTAGCCCAGGGAGCGCAGCCCCTTGGCCGCGACCCAGGAGTCCATCTTCCCGTGGTTCCAGGCCGCGTGCTGGCTGGCCCAGTCGTGGGCGAGGTCCCCGCTGCACTGGGCCAGCCGCTCGGGGTCGGCGCCGCCGGACGCCTGCGTCGCGCTGAGCTGCCACGGGTAGTGGCGGCCGGTGCCGTTCGGCTGGTCGAAGACGCCGTGGCCGCCCGCGAGTTCGACGGTGCTGCGGTCGGAGAAGCCCCGTACGCCCTTCAGGAGCCCGAAGTAGTGGTCGAAGCTGCGGTTCTCCTGCATGAGGATCACGATGTGTTTCGCATCCTTGAGCGTCCCGGTCGCGGCCGTCTTCCCGGCCGGGGCCTTCCGGGGCTCGGCGGCGGACGCCCGGACCGCCTGGGGGCCGCTCACTCCGGCCGCTGCCGCCGCCGTCGCCGCGGTGAGAGCGATGAAGTCACGTCGATTTGGCTTGCGCATGACACTCCTGAAGGTTGACACGGCGGTTGGCTACAGACCCGGGCCCTGGTAGGCGCCCCGGTTGGGCTTGGTGGCCGTCGGGACTGCGTTGCCCCAGTAGTCACGGCCGCCGTTGTCGGTGATGACCGCGCCGTTGCCGAGGGCGGGCGAGGTGGACTTCAGCCGGTAGCCGTCCACCTCGTGGATCGAGCTGCCGCCGGTTCCGGGAGCGACGAACTTCGGGTCGCCGGCGATGCCGTTGGCGGTGGGCCGGGGCACGCCCTGGAAGACGTTCCAGTACCACTGGATCCCGGTCTTGGCGGGCAGCCGGGAGTCGGCCGTACCGACGAAGATGTTGTTCTCGACCACGCTTTCGTCGGGGAGCGTGACGTCGAACTTCTTGTCCGTGCAGTAGAGGACGTTGTTGTACAGGTGCAGCGCCGACCGGCCCGCGCTGTTGCTGCTCATCCGGCAGTCGTTCTCGGAAATGTTGTAGCGGATGACCTGCTTGGCCCCGCCGATCGTGCCGCAGCCGTCGCAGTCGAGGAAGAAGCCGCCGATGTTGTCACGGCTGTAGTTGTACTGGATCGTGCAGTAGCCGGTGTTCCCCCAGTCGCAGTCGAACGCCTGACTGTCGGCGACGGACATCCTGGTGGTGTCGTACACCGCGTTCTTCTGGATGGTCGGATTGTGGTCGCCGAGCACCCAGATCCCGGCGAAGTTGCCGCCGGAGAACGGGTATGCGCCGTTGCCGACGCCGGACGCGTCGTTGTACTGGATCATCGGCGCGTCGGCGTAGCTGACGATGATGCCGTCCCCGCCGACGTCCTTGACGGTGTTGTGCTCCACGAGAACACCGCCGCCCTTGGTGGCCATGGAGCCGGTACGGATCTTCAGGCCGCCGCCGCCCGAGTTGCTCACAGTGTTGTGGTGCACATGCACGTCGTTGAGCGTGGAGTTCGCCCCGGTGGCACCCGTGACGACGCTTCCCGACTGGACGTAGTCCTCGGTGAGGGAGCCGGTCTTGTCGGTCTGCCCGGCCACCCGGTCGATGACGAGGTTGCCGATGTCGAACCCGGTGTGGGCCTTGCCGTCGGTGGCGGAGACGCGGAGGCCGGTGCGCCGGGCGAGGGAGCCGGCCGGGTTGGTGATCTTCAGGTAACCGATCGTCCAGTGGTCCTGGTTGGTCAGCGAGACGGTGTCCGCGGCCCCGTCGCCGTTCAGGACGGGCAGTGCGCCCGAGCCGTAGCGGGTGAGCGTGATGGGCAGGCTCGCGGTGCCGCTGCCCTTGGGCGCCAGCGCACCCTTGCAGGTGGTGCCGGAGGCGAAGGCGAGCGTGTCACCCGCGCCGTACGTCTTCGCGTTGGCCTGGGCGACGCTGTTGAAGGGGCTGGCCTCGGTGCCGGTCCCCGCGGTGGACCGCGAGCAGTCGACGTAGGTGGTGGAACCGGCCGCCATCGCCGACTGGTTCGGCAGAACAACGGTGCCGATGAGGGCGACGGACGCGGCGAAGAGCACACGACTGGCTCTGCTGCTCATGCGAGAACCTCCTGGGGTGGGTGGCCCGAAATTAGAGGTCTCGATTGATCAGGTCAATAGATTCGTTCAAGACAACCGCTCATTGATCGAATGATCGATCTAAGGAACAAGCGAGAGCGGTTACGCTCACACGGCCCTGCATCCCGTGGCCCGGCCGGCCGGAGGGCCGGATCAGAGACGCCGGACCCTCGCGAGGGACAGGGCGTCCACAACTTCCCGTACGACGCGCTCGGCGTCCTCGGGGTTGTTCACGACATCGGTCCGGTTCATGTCGATCACCAGGACGTCGCTGGCGGAGTAGTGCTCGCGTACCCAGTCGTCGTAGCCGGACCAGAGCGTCCGGTAGTACTCCACGAGGCCCTCGTCCTGCTCGAAATCGCGCCCCCGCAGCCCGATGCGGTGCAGCACCGTCTCGAAGTCCGCACGGAGGTACACCATGAGATCCGGCGCCTTGCGGTACGGGAGGCCGTCGATCTCGCGCATCATCTCGGTGAGCAGTCCCTCGTACACCCGCATCTCCAGGGAGCTGATCCTGCCGAGGTCGTGGTTGACCTTGGCGAAGTACCAGTCCTCGTAGATCGACCGGTCGAGGACGTTGTCGTCCTGCAGGTACGCCTCCTTGATCGCAGCGAATCGCGTCTGCAGGAAGTAGAGCTGGAGGAGGAAGGGGTAGCGCTTCGCCGCTATCTCCTCGGGGCCGGCGGTGTAGAAGAGCGGCAGGATCGGATTGTCCTCCACGCTCTCGTAGAAGACCTTGCTCCCCAGCTCCTTGGCGATCAGTTCGGCCACACTCGTCTTGCCGATCCCGATCATCCCGCCGACGCAGATCACTGCCCTACCTCACTTCGTTCCCGGGCAACGTCAGAAGGCGCGATGCCAGAGACGCGGCACTCACACCACATGGACCCGTCACCGCGACTTCTCGGAGAGGTCGCAGCGGGAATCGCCGCCGATCCTGGCGCTCTGCTCGCGGGACGGTCGGAGGGATCATATCGGCGGTCACCGGCAACCGGAGAGGCGGTGGGGCCGGGGCGTCAGTCGGTGGGCGGGGCGGCGGCGTATTCCTCGTCGGTGACGGGAGTCAGCCAGTGCACGACGTCGTGGTCCGCGTCGCCCTCGTTGATGGCGAGGTGGACCATGAGCCGGTCGGGTGCGGCGCCGTGCCAGTGCTCCTCGCCGGCCTCGAACAGGACGCGGTCGCCCGGCCGGATGACCTCCACCGGGCCGCCGCGCCGCTGGCACAGGCCGACGCCTTCGGTGACGAAGACGGTCTGGCCGAGCGGGTGGCGGTGCCAGTGGGTACGGGCGCCGGGCATGAAGTGCACCAGGTTGGCGGTGACCCGGGACGGTTCGGGGGCCGCGGCGACGGCGTCGATGTAGACGTCGCCGGTGAACCAGTCGGCGGGGCCCTTGGCGGTGGCGATCGAACTGCGGGTGATCTGCATGGTCGCTCCTTGTGCGGTGAGACGGTTCAGGGCTTCAGGAGGGTCTTGATGGCGCGGCGCTCGTCCATCGCCTTGTAGCCCTCGGCGACCTGGTCCAGCGGGAGGGTGAGGTCGAAGACCTTGCCCGGGTCGATCGCGCCGGTCAGGACGCGGTCGATCAGATCGGGCAGGTAGCGGCGTACGGGGGCGGGGCCGCCGCGCAGGCCGACGTGGGAGAAGAACAGTTCCTGGCCGTCGAGCGCGACCTCGTGCGGGACGCCGACGAAACCGACGTTCCCGCC from Streptomyces drozdowiczii carries:
- a CDS encoding phosphocholine-specific phospholipase C, translating into MRKPNRRDFIALTAATAAAAAGVSGPQAVRASAAEPRKAPAGKTAATGTLKDAKHIVILMQENRSFDHYFGLLKGVRGFSDRSTVELAGGHGVFDQPNGTGRHYPWQLSATQASGGADPERLAQCSGDLAHDWASQHAAWNHGKMDSWVAAKGLRSLGYLTREDIPFHYALADTWTVCDAYHASGMSATGPNRTYLWSGKISESSKDGGSESGLTWETYAEALEKAAVSWKVYQSTDNYGDNGLAYFAQFTSAPASSPLRRKGMSTVPRGTTEPGDVAADICDAIAADVRAGTLPQVSWIVPDQNYSEHPMATPANGAHFVHQVINALNADPDVFNSTILFLNYDENDGYFDHVPPPTPPTGTADEFIGGTSIGLGFRVPLIAISPWSRGGYVNSQTSDHTSVLRFLEKWTAAIGKPATCPNISAWRRAVCGDLTSMFDFTSPVYGLPALPATGTTVDMGQCAGLPNPTPVDNKPPTQEAGTRKARPLPYQPAADLTAFTTSGTSVQANIRTANGGSAACHFAVHTNGTQRAGGPWPYTVAAGGSATDFYNCGPGYGDGVYDLTVLGPNRFMRRFKGNATRPGKDLLVAASAVTVSGAVKLRFTLTNNSAAAVTFTIKANAYRTGGPWTYTVPAGRTVTDDFSVQTYGSGWYDHTVTVSSDTTWSQRFVGHLENGLPSVSG
- a CDS encoding (R)-mandelonitrile lyase — translated: MQITRSSIATAKGPADWFTGDVYIDAVAAAPEPSRVTANLVHFMPGARTHWHRHPLGQTVFVTEGVGLCQRRGGPVEVIRPGDRVLFEAGEEHWHGAAPDRLMVHLAINEGDADHDVVHWLTPVTDEEYAAAPPTD
- a CDS encoding right-handed parallel beta-helix repeat-containing protein, which translates into the protein MLFAASVALIGTVVLPNQSAMAAGSTTYVDCSRSTAGTGTEASPFNSVAQANAKTYGAGDTLAFASGTTCKGALAPKGSGTASLPITLTRYGSGALPVLNGDGAADTVSLTNQDHWTIGYLKITNPAGSLARRTGLRVSATDGKAHTGFDIGNLVIDRVAGQTDKTGSLTEDYVQSGSVVTGATGANSTLNDVHVHHNTVSNSGGGGLKIRTGSMATKGGGVLVEHNTVKDVGGDGIIVSYADAPMIQYNDASGVGNGAYPFSGGNFAGIWVLGDHNPTIQKNAVYDTTRMSVADSQAFDCDWGNTGYCTIQYNYSRDNIGGFFLDCDGCGTIGGAKQVIRYNISENDCRMSSNSAGRSALHLYNNVLYCTDKKFDVTLPDESVVENNIFVGTADSRLPAKTGIQWYWNVFQGVPRPTANGIAGDPKFVAPGTGGSSIHEVDGYRLKSTSPALGNGAVITDNGGRDYWGNAVPTATKPNRGAYQGPGL
- a CDS encoding deoxynucleoside kinase produces the protein MICVGGMIGIGKTSVAELIAKELGSKVFYESVEDNPILPLFYTAGPEEIAAKRYPFLLQLYFLQTRFAAIKEAYLQDDNVLDRSIYEDWYFAKVNHDLGRISSLEMRVYEGLLTEMMREIDGLPYRKAPDLMVYLRADFETVLHRIGLRGRDFEQDEGLVEYYRTLWSGYDDWVREHYSASDVLVIDMNRTDVVNNPEDAERVVREVVDALSLARVRRL